One region of Gossypium raimondii isolate GPD5lz chromosome 6, ASM2569854v1, whole genome shotgun sequence genomic DNA includes:
- the LOC128041949 gene encoding uncharacterized protein LOC128041949: MEMWENRHEYPPTWEEIIVPELACVPEYMPWFRIHGKSYLLTPEERQRQIRGGRERRGPLNPRRQDYEGSPSTRPRHSPGSSSAAMQSPSPTRAPTQSPDAAIQQMIPTQSPFPMMPGVFPSPYMYPNPYMYPFPNPMPGWSQMPGSAPFPVMLSEPPITRPAVQEGSQGGPSWSSHFSQSPVTHGFQTPSPFMMQTPPHTLFFEGGPSSHVRQPDAEPEEQQSAPEEEQPPPEARGRKNPARNRRRPPCEIESPGHRH, from the coding sequence atggaaatgtgggaaaatcgaCATGAATATCCACCTACTTGGGAAGaaatcatcgttccggagttagcgtgcgttccagaatacatgccatggtttaggatccatggcaagtcgtatttacttacgccagaggaaaggcagcggcaaatacgtggcggaagggaaaggcgcgggcctctaaatccaaggcGACAAGACTacgaaggcagcccctcaacgaggcccagacattcacccggctcatcatcagcggccatgcaatcaccgtccccaacgagagcaccgacgcagtcacctgacgcagcaattcaacagatgatacccacgcaatcgcctttccctatgatgccaggtgtgtttcctagcccttatatgtaccctaacccgtacatgtatccttttccgaatcctatgccaggttggagccaaatgcccggatcagctccatttcctgttatgctGAGCGAACCACCGATAACTAGGCCAGCGGTGCAGGAGGGGTCGCAAGGGGGGCCGTCGTGGAGCTCTCATTTTTCCCAATCGCCAGTAACGCATggctttcaaacaccgtcgccgttcatgatgcaaacacctccacatacactattctttgaaggtggaccATCGTCCCAtgtccgacaaccagatgccgaaccggaagaacaacaatcagcaccggaggaagaacaaccgccgcctgaagctagaggaaggaagaatccagcgcgtaaccgtcgacggccgccatgtgaAATTGAATCCCCCGGGCATAGACATTAA